Proteins found in one Bordetella genomosp. 9 genomic segment:
- a CDS encoding LysR substrate-binding domain-containing protein: MGSPVLNFRQIQAFRTVMLSGSMTQAAKELHTSQPHVSRVIGELERRIGLKLFDRHSGKLIPTLEGQVFFRDVEHTFAGMRSLEDAAAAIRRRGAGRLRLASVPSMAIAVVPEAINVFAQQYPDVDVTLQVTDSLTVCQWVASGYADVGVASEIFNATGVESELLQRNVGVLIAPLDHRLARRRKTITPRDLVGEKFLSLKSSDIARKQIDDACLIDGEERRILAYESHFAAAICHMVSRGMGVSIANPLVAKSYADRVAIRPFTPRIEFSTHLVYPLNSPVNMLAKSFAVGLRGCCD, encoded by the coding sequence ATGGGGTCGCCCGTGCTCAACTTTCGCCAGATCCAGGCCTTCCGCACCGTCATGCTCTCCGGTTCGATGACCCAGGCTGCGAAAGAGCTGCACACTTCCCAGCCGCACGTCAGCCGGGTGATCGGCGAGCTCGAACGTCGTATCGGATTGAAGCTGTTCGATCGGCATTCGGGAAAGTTGATTCCGACGCTGGAAGGCCAGGTGTTCTTCCGTGACGTTGAACATACTTTCGCCGGAATGCGCAGCCTGGAGGACGCAGCCGCGGCCATACGGCGTCGGGGCGCAGGCCGTCTTCGCCTTGCGTCCGTACCGTCGATGGCCATTGCCGTGGTGCCGGAGGCCATCAACGTGTTTGCGCAGCAGTATCCGGACGTCGACGTCACGCTGCAGGTCACCGACTCGTTGACGGTATGCCAGTGGGTTGCCAGCGGCTATGCCGATGTTGGCGTTGCCTCGGAGATATTCAACGCCACCGGGGTGGAATCGGAATTGCTGCAGCGTAACGTGGGCGTCCTGATCGCGCCATTGGATCATCGGCTGGCGCGGCGCAGGAAGACGATCACGCCGCGCGATCTGGTGGGAGAGAAATTCCTGTCCCTGAAATCCAGCGATATCGCTCGCAAGCAGATCGACGATGCCTGCCTGATCGACGGCGAAGAGCGTCGCATACTCGCCTATGAATCCCATTTCGCGGCGGCGATATGCCACATGGTTTCGCGCGGCATGGGCGTGAGCATTGCCAATCCGCTGGTGGCTAAATCCTATGCCGACCGCGTGGCCATCCGGCCTTTCACGCCCAGGATCGAGTTCTCCACTCACCTGGTCTATCCCTTGAACAGCCCGGTCAACATGCTGGCGAAGTCCTTCGCCGTAGGCCTGCGCGGCTGCTGCGATTAG